A window of the Gossypium hirsutum isolate 1008001.06 chromosome A05, Gossypium_hirsutum_v2.1, whole genome shotgun sequence genome harbors these coding sequences:
- the LOC107951014 gene encoding eukaryotic translation initiation factor 4E-1, giving the protein MGVEENLKSLSTKEEENKNRNPNLKEEGDYDTTLPSPKKGIMEQPHQPEHLWTFWFDNPSAKSKHATWGSSMRAIYTFSTVEQFWSLYNNIHHPSKLAVGADFHCFKYKIEPKWEDPVCANGGKWSVTFHRGKSDRCWLYTLLALIGEQFRYGDEICGAVVNVRGRQEKIALWTKNATNETAQISIGKQWKELLGHKETIGFIFHEDAKRERGAKNRYTV; this is encoded by the exons ATGGGGGTAGAGGAAAATCTGAAATCGTTGAGCACCAAGGAAGAGGAGAATAAGAACCGTAATCCTAACCTGAAAGAGGAGGGGGATTACGATACGACGTTACCTTCGCCAAAAAAAGGTATAATGGAGCAGCCTCACCAGCCGGAACACTTGTGGACCTTCTGGTTCGATAACCCATCTGCCAAATCCAAGCATGCTACTTGGGGCAGTTCTATGCGCGCTATTTACACTTTTTCCACTGTTGAACAATTCTGGAG CCTTTACAATAACATTCATCACCCAAGCAAGCTAGCTGTGGGAGCTGACTTTCATTGTTTCAAATATAAGATTGAGCCAAAGTGGGAAGACCCTGTTTGTGCTAATGGAGGCAAATGGTCTGTAACATTCCATAGGGGAAAGTCAGATAGGTGTTGGCTGTACACG TTGCTGGCTTTGATCGGAGAACAGTTCCGGTATGGCGATGAGATCTGTGGAGCGGTTGTCAACGTGAGAGGCAGGCAGGAAAAAATAGCATTGTGGACCAAGAATGCCACCAATGAAACTGCTCAG ATAAGCATTGGAAAACAGTGGAAAGAGTTACTTGGTCATAAGGAAACTATAGGCTTCATATTTCAT GAGGATGCAAAACGTGAAAGAGGTGCCAAGAATCGCTACACTGTATGA
- the LOC107951012 gene encoding transcription factor GTE12 isoform X2: MIAAGSVVPKLKLKIKFPSQKIEDQSFEWGQQLSSSFDGKKTSPAGNSKETSIAHKREPEGMNVGGPPEKRRKMDRCMTQQCSALLKALMKHPAGWVFNQPVDPKALQIPDYLSIIKNPMDLGTIKSKLGKNIYLGTDEFVADIRLTFSNAMLYNPPSNNVHKMAEEMKEFFEARWKSLEEKCNQENIRVGQGKVSSVRVKDVNESSQQCPKTLLSRNSSLPKKSKASEEKVAKLPLNARAAEVELAKPAQNRVSELAGKSLQKGTGSGSGGCSQGSINAKPPLSPGACRCSSCGNIKCQCSLPSDSYHASSSDVTSERSLGGDLRDSQAKSTLTSQMSKSDQDSNGAVSALDDENVCNSSQLTTPTDAASGEGLSTPTFDVPMSPKKALRAAMLKRRFADTILKAQKKALLDHCDKTDPVKLQQEKERLERRQLEEKAKIEAQILAAEAAAKMKAEVELKKQREREREAARIALQKMEKTAEIEQNLEILKELEMLSGCSLSNNQLHGRKSDSEQVNGASHGGNGGNPLQQLGLFIKVEYSEDEDDEAILNEDGEEGEIVS; the protein is encoded by the exons ATGATTGCCGCGGGAAGTGTTGTGCCAAAGCTGAAGTTGAAGATCAAGTTCCCTTCTCAGAAGATAGAAGATCAATCTTTTGAGTGGGGCCAGCAACTGAGTAGTTCTTTTGATGGAAAAAAGACATCACCTGCTGGAAATTCAAAAGAGACTTCAATTGCTCACAAGCGTGAACCAGAGGGGATGAATGTGGGTGGTCCACCAGAGAAGAGGCGGAAGATGGACCGTTGCATGACTCAGCAGTGCTCTGCCCTACTGAAAGCACTGATGAAACATCCAGCTGGCTGGGTTTTTAATCAACCTGTGGATCCCAAAGCATTACAGATTCCTGATTATTTATCTATAATAAAAAACCCCATGGATTTGGGTACAATTAAGTCCAAACTAGGAAAGAATATTTATCTTGGCACTGATGAGTTTGTGGCTGATATTAGACTAACGTTTTCTAATGCCATGCTGTATAATCCCCCATCCAATAACGTTCATAAAATGGCAGAAGAAATGAAAGAATTTTTTGAAGCAAGGTGGAAATCTTTGGAGGAGAAATGTAATCAAGAAAATATTAGGGTTGGACAAGGGAAGGTTTCTAGTGTGCGAGTGAAAGATGTTAATGAATCAAGTCAGCAGTGTCCTAAAACACTTCTATCCCGGAATAGCTCTCTGCCCAAGAAGTCAAAGGCATCTGAGGAGAAGGTTGCGAAGCTGCCTCTGAATGCAAGAGCTGCTGAG GTTGAGCTTGCTAAACCGGCACAGAACCGTGTGAGCGAATTGGCAGGAAAAAGCTTACAAAAAG GCACCGGTAGTGGTAGTGGTGGCTGTTCCCAGGGGTCTATCAATGCCAAGCCACCATTGAGCCCAGGTGCCTGCAGATGCAGTTCATGTGGCAACATTAAGTGTCAATGCAGCCTTCCTAGTGATTCATACCATGCATCTTCCAGCG ATGTGACTTCGGAAAGATCATTGGGTGGAGATCTTAGG GATTCCCAGGCAAAAAGCACATTGACATCACAAATGAGCAAGTCTGATCAGGATTCCAATG GGGCTGTAAGTGCTTTGGATGACGAGAATGTATGTAATAGTTCTCAACTTACAACTCCAACAGATGCTGCTTCTGGTGAAG GATTGTCAACTCCTACTTTTGATGTGCCAATGTCACCAAAGAAGGCTCTCCGTGCTGCAATGCTGAAACGTCGTTTTGCAGACACTATTCTGAAAGCTCAGAAGAAGGCACTACTGGATCAT TGTGATAAAACTGATCCAGTAAAGCTGCAGCAGGAAAAGGAAAGATTGGAAAGAAGGCAGCTTGAAG AGAAGGCAAAGATTGAAGCTCAAATCTTAGCCGCTGAAGCAGCAGCAAAAATGAAGGCAGAGGTTGAGCTGAAAAAGCAACGGGAAAGAGAAAGAGAAGCTGCTCGAATTGCATTACAAAAG ATGGAGAAAACAGCGGAGATTGAGCAGAACCTGGAGATTTTGAAGGAACTGGAGATGTTAAGTGGATGCTCCCTTTCTAATAATCAATTGCATGGTCGTAAGAGTGATTCTGAACAGGTGAATGGAGCATCACATGGAGGGAATGGTGGAAATCCCCTGCAGCAGTTGGGTTTGTTCATCAAGGTCGAGTATTCGGAAGACGAGGATGATGAGGCAATTCTGAATGAAGATGGTGAAGAGGGGGAAATAGTGTCGTAA
- the LOC107951013 gene encoding xyloglucan endotransglucosylase/hydrolase 2, which produces MGNLRVSSMLLLSLMAAASANNFHQDVEITWGGGHARVLGRGNLLRLTMDKTAGGAGFKSNRDYLFGRFNMQMKLIAGNSAGTVTTFYLSSEGPSHDEIDLEFLGNKSGSPYTLHTNVFTQGQGGREEGFHLWFDPTKHFHTYSIVWNPKNIIILVDSIPIRVFNNEESIGVPYPNNQRMKVYASLWDADDWATRGGRVKTDWSKAPFVAYYRNFVAKSDWEMQGLSARGKKLLSWVRKRCRIYYYCNDERHGRGSRHPPPPECKA; this is translated from the exons ATGGGAAACTTGAGAGTTTCATCAATGCTTTTGCTTTCTCTCATGGCTGCTGCTTCCGCCAATAACTTCCATCAAGATGTGGAGATAACATGGGGCGGCGGCCATGCTCGAGTACTTGGTCGAGGTAATCTTCTGAGGCTTACGATGGACAAAACTGCCGGAGGCGCCGGTTTCAAGTCCAACAGAGACTACCTCTTCGGAAGGTTCAACATGCAAATGAAGCTCATTGCTGGTAACTCAGCTGGCACTGTTACCACCTTCTAC CTATCTTCAGAAGGACCGTCTCACGATGAAATCGACCTAGAGTTCTTGGGCAACAAAAGTGGCTCTCCTTACACTCTTCACACTAACGTGTTCACCCAAGGACAAGGGGGAAGAGAGGAAGGGTTCCACCTCTGGTTCGACCCAACAAAGCATTTTCACACTTATTCCATTGTATGGAACCCCAAAAACATCAT AATCTTGGTAGATAGCATCCCGATAAGGGTATTCAACAATGAAGAGTCGATTGGAGTTCCGTACCCCAATAACCAGCGGATGAAGGTGTACGCCAGCTTGTGGGATGCGGATGATTGGGCGACGAGAGGTGGGAGGGTGAAAACCGACTGGTCCAAGGCTCCTTTCGTTGCTTATTACAGAAACTTCGTCGCTAAAAGCGATTGGGAAATGCAAGGGCTTAGTGCTCGAGGCAAAAAGCTACTGAGCTGGGTTCGAAAACGATGCAGAATTTACTACTATTGCAATGATGAGCGTCATGGACGTGGTAGTCGTCACCCACCACCACCAGAGTGTAAGGCATAG
- the LOC107951012 gene encoding transcription factor GTE12 isoform X1, whose protein sequence is MIAAGSVVPKLKLKIKFPSQKIEDQSFEWGQQLSSSFDGKKTSPAGNSKETSIAHKREPEGMNVGGPPEKRRKMDRCMTQQCSALLKALMKHPAGWVFNQPVDPKALQIPDYLSIIKNPMDLGTIKSKLGKNIYLGTDEFVADIRLTFSNAMLYNPPSNNVHKMAEEMKEFFEARWKSLEEKCNQENIRVGQGKVSSVRVKDVNESSQQCPKTLLSRNSSLPKKSKASEEKVAKLPLNARAAEVELAKPAQNRVSELAGKSLQKGTGSGSGGCSQGSINAKPPLSPGACRCSSCGNIKCQCSLPSDSYHASSSDVTSERSLGGDLRVCIADVSKLDSQAKSTLTSQMSKSDQDSNGAVSALDDENVCNSSQLTTPTDAASGEGLSTPTFDVPMSPKKALRAAMLKRRFADTILKAQKKALLDHCDKTDPVKLQQEKERLERRQLEEKAKIEAQILAAEAAAKMKAEVELKKQREREREAARIALQKMEKTAEIEQNLEILKELEMLSGCSLSNNQLHGRKSDSEQVNGASHGGNGGNPLQQLGLFIKVEYSEDEDDEAILNEDGEEGEIVS, encoded by the exons ATGATTGCCGCGGGAAGTGTTGTGCCAAAGCTGAAGTTGAAGATCAAGTTCCCTTCTCAGAAGATAGAAGATCAATCTTTTGAGTGGGGCCAGCAACTGAGTAGTTCTTTTGATGGAAAAAAGACATCACCTGCTGGAAATTCAAAAGAGACTTCAATTGCTCACAAGCGTGAACCAGAGGGGATGAATGTGGGTGGTCCACCAGAGAAGAGGCGGAAGATGGACCGTTGCATGACTCAGCAGTGCTCTGCCCTACTGAAAGCACTGATGAAACATCCAGCTGGCTGGGTTTTTAATCAACCTGTGGATCCCAAAGCATTACAGATTCCTGATTATTTATCTATAATAAAAAACCCCATGGATTTGGGTACAATTAAGTCCAAACTAGGAAAGAATATTTATCTTGGCACTGATGAGTTTGTGGCTGATATTAGACTAACGTTTTCTAATGCCATGCTGTATAATCCCCCATCCAATAACGTTCATAAAATGGCAGAAGAAATGAAAGAATTTTTTGAAGCAAGGTGGAAATCTTTGGAGGAGAAATGTAATCAAGAAAATATTAGGGTTGGACAAGGGAAGGTTTCTAGTGTGCGAGTGAAAGATGTTAATGAATCAAGTCAGCAGTGTCCTAAAACACTTCTATCCCGGAATAGCTCTCTGCCCAAGAAGTCAAAGGCATCTGAGGAGAAGGTTGCGAAGCTGCCTCTGAATGCAAGAGCTGCTGAG GTTGAGCTTGCTAAACCGGCACAGAACCGTGTGAGCGAATTGGCAGGAAAAAGCTTACAAAAAG GCACCGGTAGTGGTAGTGGTGGCTGTTCCCAGGGGTCTATCAATGCCAAGCCACCATTGAGCCCAGGTGCCTGCAGATGCAGTTCATGTGGCAACATTAAGTGTCAATGCAGCCTTCCTAGTGATTCATACCATGCATCTTCCAGCG ATGTGACTTCGGAAAGATCATTGGGTGGAGATCTTAGGGTGTGTATTGCTGATGTCTCTAAATTG GATTCCCAGGCAAAAAGCACATTGACATCACAAATGAGCAAGTCTGATCAGGATTCCAATG GGGCTGTAAGTGCTTTGGATGACGAGAATGTATGTAATAGTTCTCAACTTACAACTCCAACAGATGCTGCTTCTGGTGAAG GATTGTCAACTCCTACTTTTGATGTGCCAATGTCACCAAAGAAGGCTCTCCGTGCTGCAATGCTGAAACGTCGTTTTGCAGACACTATTCTGAAAGCTCAGAAGAAGGCACTACTGGATCAT TGTGATAAAACTGATCCAGTAAAGCTGCAGCAGGAAAAGGAAAGATTGGAAAGAAGGCAGCTTGAAG AGAAGGCAAAGATTGAAGCTCAAATCTTAGCCGCTGAAGCAGCAGCAAAAATGAAGGCAGAGGTTGAGCTGAAAAAGCAACGGGAAAGAGAAAGAGAAGCTGCTCGAATTGCATTACAAAAG ATGGAGAAAACAGCGGAGATTGAGCAGAACCTGGAGATTTTGAAGGAACTGGAGATGTTAAGTGGATGCTCCCTTTCTAATAATCAATTGCATGGTCGTAAGAGTGATTCTGAACAGGTGAATGGAGCATCACATGGAGGGAATGGTGGAAATCCCCTGCAGCAGTTGGGTTTGTTCATCAAGGTCGAGTATTCGGAAGACGAGGATGATGAGGCAATTCTGAATGAAGATGGTGAAGAGGGGGAAATAGTGTCGTAA